The following nucleotide sequence is from Deltaproteobacteria bacterium.
CCGACGTGATGGAACCTTTGGTTGTGGAGGTAATACGTTCTTGAAGTTCACCGAGGTCCGTTCCCAGGGTCGGTTGGTACCCCACAGCGGAAGGCATGCGGCCCAGGGTTGCAGAAACCTCGGAACCCGCCTGGGTGAATCGGAAGATGTTGTCAACAAAAAGAAGAACGTCCTGTCCCTGCTCGTCACGGAAATACTCGGCTGCGGTAAGGGCCGAAATAGCGACTCGGGCTCGAGCTCCGGGGGGTTCCGTCATCTGGCCGTAAATCAGGGCCGCTCTGGGGAGAACTCCGGAGTCCTTCATTTCGTGGTACAGGTCGTTGCCTTCACGGGTCCGCTCGCCAACGCCCGCAAACACGGAAATACCACCGTGTTGCATGGCGATGTTATGGATCATTTCCATCATGACCACGGTCTTTCCGACACCAGCGCCGCCAAACATCCCCATCTTGCCGCCGCGTGGGAACGGGACCAAGAGATCGATGACTTTGACGCCTGTTTCGAGGACATTGACGGATGTGTCCTGATCCACGAAGGAAGGCGCTGGTCTGTGGATGGGGTAATAGGTCTTGGCCTTCACAGGCCCAAGGCCGTCCACGGGCCTTCCGACGACGTTCAAAACACGTCCCAGGGTTTCCTCGCCTACAGGCATCTGGATCGGGTTTTCCGTGTCTTTTGTTTTCATGCCCCGCACGAGACCGTCGGTCACGTCCATGGCTATTGTGCGCACCATGTTGTCGCCTAGGTGCTGCGCTACTTCTAAAACCAGGTTGTCTACTTCATCGTTGATGGCCGGATTGGAAACGAGCAGAGCCGTGAGGATGTTGGGTAATTTCCCTTCCTCGAATTGAACGTCTACCACCGGTCCGATAACCTGGGAGATTGTTCCGATATTCATGGCGGTTGAAACCTCCTGTCTGATTAACCTTTCAATGCCTCCGCACCACCGACAATGTCCATGAGTTCAGTAGTAATGGATGCTTGGCGTGCTTTGTTGTATACGAGAGTCAATCTGTCAAGCATGTCTTTGCAGTTCGATTGAGCATTGTCCATGGCGGTCATTCGAGCTGCATGTTCGGCGGCAACCGCCTCCAGCAACACGCTCATGATTTGCACATTCATATTTTTCGGCAGCAGCTCGATGAGGAGTTGCTCCGCCGAAGGCTCACACAGATATTCCACTAACCGGGGTGGTTCCTCGCCGGGCGCGCAGGCCAGGGGGGCCATTGGGGCCAGCCTTCTGAGCCTTGGTCTCTGAACGCCGACGTTGATGAACTCGGCATGGAGAACATAGATTTCGTCGAGTTCTTCGACAAGATACCCGTCGATACTCTTCTGGGCGATCTCTTGTGCGACGGTGTAGTCGTAACTTCCATAATAATCCGTGTAGGTGGCCCGGAAACCGACTTTCCGTCGTCTGAAAAAGTCCCGACCCTTGCGGCCAATGACCGTGAGTAGCGGGGTTCGCCCGTCGGCCTGTTGTTGCCGCATCCACTTCTGAGCGAAGTTGATCAGGTTGGTGTTGTAACTTCCACATAGACCGCGATCGGATGTAACCAGAATGAGTTCTACGTTCTTGATCTCTTCTCTGGATACCAGCAATGGATGAATATCCGGATCGCACCTCAGGGACAAGCCTTCGAGGACCTCGGACATCTTATCGGCGTACGGTTTGAATTGCTCCATTTTGGTCTGGGCCCCGCGAAGCTTGGCAGCGGAGACCATGTTCATCGCCTTGGTAATCTGCTTCGTCTTTTTGACGGCAGATATTTTTCGTTTGACGTCTCTGAGTGATGGCATGAGCGTTCCCTGTTACGCCGCAGGTTGGAAGATTTGGTCAAACTCGCCAATGACCTTTTTGAGCTTGCTATCCAGGTCATCGCTGATGACTTTCTTTTGAGCAATCTCGGTCAACACATCCGCGTACTTGCTCTCGACGAACTCGAACAGCTGTGTCTCAAATGCCTGCACCGCGTTGAGCGGATATTTGTCCAAGTATCCTCGAGTGCCGGCATACAGTATAAGGACCTGCTTTTCCGCCGGCATGGGCTGATATTGAGGCTGTTTAAGCAGTTCCACGAGACGCATTCCTCGGTTCAGCTGGGATTGGGTCGCCTTGTCGAGCTCGCTTCCGAACTGGGCGAACGCTTCGAGTTCACGGAATTGGGCAAGATCGAGACGGAGAGAACCAGCGACCTGTTTCATGGCTTTGGTCTGGGCGCTGCCGCCCACCCGGCTGACACTCAGGCCGACGTTGATGGCGGGGCGGACGCCGGAGAAGAAAAGACTCGGCTCCAGGTATACCTGACCGTCGGTGATCGAGATCACGTTCGTAGGAATGTAAGCCGAAACGTCACCCGCTTGCGTCTCGATGATCGGGAGCGCCGTCAGGGATCCGCCTCCTAACTCGTCGTTCAATTTGGCCGCACGTTCCAGTAGACGGGAGTGGTTATAAAAGATGTCACCGGGGAAGGCCTCGCGACCGGGCGGGCGCCTGAGCAGAAGAGAAACCTGCCTGTAAGCCACCGCCTGCTTGCTGAGGTCGTCATAAATGATAAGCGCGTGCTCGCCTCTATCTCTATAGTATTCGCCCATGGCGCATCCCGCGTAAGGGGCGACGTACTGCATCGTGGCCGGATCGGAAGCGGTCGCGCAAACTACGGTCGTGTATTCCATGGCGCCATTCCGACGAAAAACCTCCACGACTTGCGCCACGGTGGACTTCTTTTGCCCGACCGCAACGTAGATGCACTTTACGTTCTGTCCTTTCTGGTTCAGGATGGCATCCACACAGATGGCGGTCTTTCCGATCTGACGGTCGCCGATAATGAGTTCCCGCTGTCCCCGTCCGATGGGCGTCATGGCGTCGATGGCCTTGAGACCGGTGAACATGGGCTCTCTAACACTTTGACGTGCAATAACGCCCGGGGCCACTTTTTCCACGCGACGATACTCGGTGGCTTCTACGGGACCTTTGCCGTCTATGGGGGCGCCAACGGCGTCCAGCACCCGTCCAAGTACGGGCTCGCCCACGGGAACCTCGGCGATTCGACCCGTACGTTTGACCATATCTCCTTCTTTGATGTGGGTAACTTCACCGAGAATGGCCACACCCACGCTGTCTTCCTCGAGGTTGAGCGCAAGACCCAAGATGCCGCCGGGGAATTCCAAAAGCTCCATGGCCATGCAGTTCTCGACGCCGTATACCTTGGCGACGCCGTCCCCGACGCTCAACACAGTGCCCGTCTCGGATACATCTACGGCTTTCGTGTATCGCTCGATCTGCTCTTTAATTACCTGACTGATTTCATCTGCTTTTATTTCCATAGAGCCTATTCACCCCTCTTCAAAGATTCTTTGATACTCAGTAACTGAGTTCGAACGCTTCCGTCAAAATTCAGATCACCCACTCGTGTAACAATTCCGCCGATGAGAGAAGGATCCACTTCCAGTTTCAGCCGAATTTGCTTGTTGGTGATTTTAGCTATGGCGTCCTGAACTTGTTTGACAACCTCGCCGGATAGATCCGTTGCGGAGATGATAGTCGCCGTGCTGATCCCCTGGAGTTCATCGGTCAGCTTACGGTAGAATTCGTTGATTTCCCCCGTAAAGCGTACGCGGTTCTTTTCCAACAAGAGTTTCAAAAAGTTGCTCGAAATAGGCGTATAGCCCGCTTTTTCGAGAACGAATTCGAGAACTTTCTTGCGGTTATGAAGGTTGTAAAGAGGATTGGTCAGGGAATCAACAACCTGCTTGTTCTCCTTCAAGAAGGTGGCGAAGTCGTTGAGTTCTTCCCCGTACTTGAGATAGTGGCCATCTTCCTTGCCGATGGCCAGCAAGGCCCTGGCATAACGTCTTGCTATAGCTTTGCTGCTCACGCCGTTTCCACCACCTTTGCAATGTATTCGTCGACGAGTCGTTTCTCATCGTCTTTGTTCATGTTTTTCCGGATAATATCTTCAGCCATGGCCGTGGCGAGATCCGCAACTTCGGCTTGAAGTTCCATTTTAGCCTTCTTGATTTCCTGCTGAATGGCCCAACGCGCTTGTTCTTCAATTCGCCGGCCGGTCAGTTTGGCCTGTTCGATGATCTTTGCTTTTTCAGCCTCGCCCTCTTTCACGTATTCAGCGATGACGACTTCGCGCTGCTTTTCGATTTCCTGGACCTTTTTCTTGAAATCGACCAGCATGGCCTCGCCTTCCGTTCTCTTCTTCTCCAACTCATCCAACTCGCGCTTTATGGTCGCACGCCGATCAGAGAGAAACCTGGGAAGCGGTTTCCTGAGGAGGAAAAAAAGGACGAAAAAGACGACACCAAAGCATACGGTGCGGTACAGGAGGTCCCATAGCTTCTCAGAGGAAGCGCCGTGCGACGCAGCTTCGCCCACTGCATGCTCACCGGCCGGATCGGACGCTAAAACCAGGGTGGCCAGCGAGCACAGAAAAAAGACCGCTAGCAAAGCAGCGGCGTATTTACCAGAGGATCTACTGAATGCATTCATCCGATTTGTCTCCCGAGAATCTTGGTGACGAGCTCCCGCGCGAAAAAATGGATCTGGGATTGGAGCGTTTTTCGGGCGGCCGTGATATCGGCGGCAATATGAGCTTTGACGTCGGATATTTTGGCTTCCATCTGAGCGTTGATTTCATCCAGGAGACGTTCCTGTTCCTTGTGACCTTCCTGTTTCAGAGCCTCCTTCTCTTCAAATCCCTTCTTTCGGGCGAGATTGGTCAGATCGGCGATTTCATTCTTCTGCTCTTCGATCTGTTGCCCCAGGCGTTTGATGTCCAGGAGAAACCCGTCAACGCGCTGTTTCCTCTCCGCGAGGATACGGCGGATGGGACGATAGAGAATAATGTTCAGAATCCAAAGAAGGAAGAGGAAGTTGACCATCTGGAGCAACAGCGACTTATCAATATCAACCATCTAGAGGCCACTCCTTTTGAGAATGTGAAAAGAAGAACGTTCTCAAACAATGTGGATTTCGTAACTCATTTTGGAGGCATTGTCAAAGATTTTTTTCGCCGGTGCCCCCGCTTTCCAAAAAAGCGAAACAAACACAGCTCATTATTTAAAGAGAAATCGACGCATGCTGATATTCATGAGCAGCCCCAACGCGAAGAGGGTGGTGACCGCGTTGGAACCGCCATAGGAGATCAATGGCAGGGGGATTCCGACCACCGGCATTATCCCGGTCACCATTCCGATATTGATCACCATGGGCCAAAATATCATGGCAACGATCCCCACGGTGAGTAAGGCTCCAAACGTGTCTTTAGATCGTCTCCCAACCCTCAATCCCCAGGCAATCAGGGCCAGGTACAACAGGATCACGAGGACCGATCCCAGAAACCCCCACTCTTCCGCCAATACGGAAAACGCAAAGTCCGTATGATGCTCAGGGAGGAAGTTCAGATTACTCTGTGTGCTGGAGAGGAATCCCTTGCCCGCCATGCGGCCGGAGCCCACGGCTATTTTAGACTGAGTTACGTGATACCCAGCCCCGAGCGGGTCCCAGTCCGGGTTGAAAAAGGTCAATATTCTACTCTTCTGGTACTGCTTGAGCATTTTCCATACGAAAGGTAAGGAGGTCAGCAGAATTCCCGCGAATGCGGCAACCACTTGCCAGCGAACGCGTATGAACAACACGATGGAGCCTCCTACGAAAAAAAACATAATGGCCGTACCCAAATCCGGCTCCTTCAGAATGAGCAGGGCGGGGGCCCCCATCACACAAACCGGCAAGATAAGATCCCGGAAGCCCAGACTCTCATGCAGGTCCTTTCGGTAGAAGATACGAGCCAATACTATGATCAATGTCAGTTTGGCCAGTTCCGAGGGCTGGACTGTCATGGGACCCAGGACCAACCAGCGTTTGGATCCTGATACCGTAGGTCCGATGACCAGGGTAGCTGCGAGAAGAAGTAAAGTGACCCCGTAAAGCGGCAGTGCAAACTGTTCAAGTGTGTGATAATTGAACAATAAACTTAGAAATACAATGGCAAACCCAATAGTAAACCACATAAGTTGTTTATAGAATATGGTCTTTCCCATGGATAAGACTGTTGTACTATACAGGTTGGCAAGGCCTACCACACACAGCACCACCATCATAACAAGCAATACCCAGTCGAAATGTTTGACCAGCCTTCGGTCGAACATAACGTATCCCTCACTCTATAAAGCGTGTATCCGCTCCGGCGAAATGTTCTTGTCTGTCCTCCGGGCCGTATATCCGGAGCCAAGTTTCCAAAATATGCTTTGCGATGGGCGCCGCGACGGCGCCGGCGTGTCCGCCGTGCTCCACCAGGACGGACAGGGCGATCCTGGGGTTCTCCACGGGCGCAAAGCATACGAACCAGGCGTGATCCCTGAATTCATATGGTACGTCCTCGGTCTTCATCCGGCGTTTGGGATCTTTGAGAGCGACGATCTGAACAGTCCCGGTCTTACCGGCCACGGACAGATTCTCCACCGATGCTTTCTTCCCCGTACCTGATGGATCGCTGACCACTTGCTCCAGGATTTTTCGAAGCAAGTCCATGTGAGCGGCATTGACCGAGGTGACCTTGCGGATTGCGGGCTCGAAAGAACTCACCAATCGGCCCTGCGCGGTTTCAATGCGTCGAATCAAGGCAGGGACCGGAACGCTTCCCCCATTGGCCACGGTTGAAATGAGTATGGCCGACTGGAGCGGTGTCACCAGATTAAAGCTCTGCCCTATGGCTGCGGACAGTGTTTCCCCTTTTTGCCAGGGTATGCCGAATCGTTTCAATTTCCATCCGCTGGTCGGAATCAATCCTTCGCGTTCAGGTTCGATGACGATCCCCGTTTTTTCCGAAAGACCGAACTCCTTTGCGTAGCGGGCGATGACGTCGACTCCGAGGCGTTGGCCGACTTGGTAGAAAAAGATGTCGCACGATTCGGTGATCGCCCTTTTAAGATCCACACGGCCGTGCCCCCAAGTCTTCCAGCAGTGGTACTCGCGGTTTCCCAGCTTGTAGGAGCCGTGACAATCCAGCAAGGTGTTGGGTGTAATGACTCCCTCAGACAGGGCTGCCAATGCGGTCACAATCTTATAGATGGATCCGGGTGAATATTGCCCTTGCATCGCGCGGTTCTGGAGCGGATTGAATCTATTGTCCCTGATGGCCTTCCATGTCTCGGTCGAGATACCCTGAACAAATATGTTCTGATCGAAACCGGGACTGGAAGCCATCCCCAATACCTCTCCCGTCACAGGGTCCATCGCTACGACGGCGCCGACTTTGTCTTGCAGTTGCTCTTCGATGGCGCGATGACGATCCATGTCGAGGGACAGGTACACATTGTCGCCCGGTAACGCATCGACTTGAGTGAGTGCAGTCGTCTCCCTGCCCGCTGCGTCCACTTCGATATGCCGGCCTCCTTTACGGCCGCGCAAGTAAGTCTCCGCTGCTTTCTCGATGCCGCTCTTACCGATGTACTCGCCCACGAAAGTGCCCGAAAAGCCGTCCTGATCCAGTTCGTCTTTGTTGATTTCACCCAGATACCCCAGCACATGTGACGCTAATCCGGGATATACATAGTCGCGTTTGGGCTCCGCCTGAATCACGAGGCCCGGGATCTCATAACGACGCGTTTCCGCCAAGGAGAGTTCCGCCCAGGAAACGTCGGACTTGAGGAGGATTCTGTTCGAATACGCTTCCCGCTTCCCAAGTTTCATCTGAGCCATGATTTCTTCTTGAGTAAAACCCAAGATTTCCGCCAACTCGTTGGCCAGTTTTACCTGATCCCTCACATAGTCCATGTCTACATACACACTGAACGACGGACGGTTGCTAACCAGTATGCGACCATGGCGATCCAGGATCAGGCCACGTAGCGGCATCAGATATCGCAATCGGATCCGGTTATGTATGGACAGGTCGTAATAGGTCTCGCCTTCAAGGATCTGAAGGTAGAACAACCGTAGCACAAGAATGATGACGAGTATGAAGGCCACTACGGCGAGGTTCTTGAACCGGCCCTCAAAATCCGTAACATCGGGTAAATCCAATGGACCGATAGAACGATTCATCCTTGACCACGCTGATCACTGATAAGCGATTCCACCCAGGTCTCGGAACGGTCAAAAAGCAAGAAAAGTAAAGGGCTTGCGGCGGCCGTCAAGACACTGTTCCTGAACGTGCGCGCTTCAGGAACGAAAACGGGATCGTAGGGAAACGAGACCAATCCGGGAATAAGCACCCTGAAGGAAATATCCAGAATAAAAACAGCTACTATGCGGTACAACCAAAATCGGAGGTCCATTTTTTTCCCTCCGAAATAGGCCAATGCGAAAAGAGCGCAATAAAGTAATAGAAAAGCACCAGGGGCCGCTCCGGAGAACGAATCCATTAACATCGCCGAGAATAGAACCGTTGGCGCCGCTACCAGCAGGGAATGGCACAACCCGAGGTATATTAAAAGGATGACGCCGGCGTCGCACGTTCTGAAAGCCGTCGAGATTCCCAGACCGGAAGACTGGATTACGAAAAGAACGACCGCCCAGACAAGAAAAAGAATGGCATTAGCTGTCCGCATCTTGATCTTCTTCCGGTCCCTCCGGAACCAAAGGCTGATTCCGTTGCAGTATTACCATCACCTGTTCGAGTGTGGAAAAGTTCACGGCAGGCTTTACCGTAATGCGCTGAAACAGGTCTCCGGGTCTGTGTTCCACACTCACTACGGTTCCGAGCAGCAGGCCCTTGGGAAAGACACCGCTCAAACCGGAAGCTATCACGGATTCTCCTTTTCCGGTTTGAATGGATGGCGAAACGTATCTCAAGCTGCAGAGCTCGTCGCCTCTTCCCGACAGAATTCCTCTGGCGCGGCTGTTCTGTAGAATAGCGCTCACTGCACTATTTCGATCCAAAATCAGCAGCACTTTTGAGTAGTGAGCCGAGGCGCCTGTAATCCGGCCCACGACCCCGCTGGACGCAACGACCGCCATGTCTTTCCTTACTCCCTGATTGGAGCCTTTGTCGATGATGACGGTTTCAAACCATTCGGACGGGTCTCGGGCCACGACTTGCGCCGGGATCATCGGCGTGGGCACGTCCGTCTTGAATTCCAGGAGACTTCGCAGCCTCTGATTTTCCAGGCGCTCTTCCTTGTACTGGTTCAGTTCCCAGCGAAGTTCCTCCAATTGTTTCCTCAAAATCCCGCTCTGGTGTTTGGTGTGCACTAGATCAACATAAGATTCCCAGATGGACATCAAAAAGGCGGTGGCGGCGTCAAATCCTTTCGCCAAGGGTGCGATCGCTTCCAGGGTCGCGGACTGGACGAAGCCGAAGTTGGCTCCTCCTCTCTCGGACGAGATGAAGCTTCCCAAGACAATCATGACCAGGAACAAAATGGATGTAATTAACAGCGCGCGTTTCACCATCCAGCTCGGGGCTGTAAGTGGATAACAAAGAGAGGCCGGTTTTTTTAACAGGCTTCACGCTTGAAATGATGGCATGCAAAACGAGATAATTCAAGTAAATCACTACCGAATCGTTCAGTGTCGCGCCGAACATCATGAGGTCCGCGAAACGGCGCCACTCTAACCCTCGGCCGGCCATCACCAGGGCGATCGAAGAGTATTCCGGAGGGAACGGCTGTTAGGGGTATGCTGCTAGAAAAAAACAGCTTGGTGAAGAATCCTTCATTTAAATAAATCTGAGCGGTCTGCTATTCGATGAGGACTTCTTTCAATGTCTTTATTTCGTCCAGAGCCTTGCCTGAACCAAGCACCACAGTGGAAAGCGGATCCTCCGTCACGTTAATCGGAAGCTTCGTTTCCTCTCGCAGCAGCTTTTCGAGGTTTTTCAACAGAGCTCCTCCACCGGTGAGTGTAATGCCTCCATCCACAATGTCGGCCGCCAACTCGGGAGGTGTCTGCTCGAGGGCGATCTTGAGCGTATCTACGATGGTTTGTATTTGTTCGGATATGGCCTTACGTACCTCGTCCGAATCAATGGTCAGAGTCTTCGGAATTCCCGAAACGAGATCGCGACCCTTTATTTCCATTGTTTCTACTTTTTCATCCGGATACGAGTTACCGATGGTGATCTTGATGGCCTCGGCCGATCGTTCACCGATGAGCAGATTATAGTTTCTCTTGATGTACTGGAGGATGGCCTCGTCCATCTTGTCTCCCCCAACACGAACCGATTTCGAGTACACGATACCGGCGAGGCTGATGACCGCCACCTCGGTGGTCCCGCCGCCGATGTCCACGACCATATTGGCCGTGGGTTCCGTGACCGGAAGACCTGCGCCGATGGCGGCCGCCATGGGTTCCTCGATCAAATACACCTCCCGAGCACCGGCGGATTCGGCGGATTCTCGCACAGCCCTTTTTTCCACCTGAGTAATGCCCGAAGGAACGGCTATTATTATACGAGGCCGGATCAGAGTTCGACGATTATGAACTTTGCGTATGAAATGCCGCAGCATCGCCTCGGTCACTTCAAAATCGGCGATTACACCATCCTTCATCGGACGAACGGCGACGATGTTTGCCGGAGTCCTTCCCAGCATCTTTTTCGCTTCGGTTCCAACGGCCAGCACCTTCCCATAACCCCGCGCGTCTTTCCGCACTGCAACCACCGACGGTTCCCTAAGGACGATCCCTTTGCCTTTGGCGTATACCAGTGTATTCGCCGTTCCCAAGTCGATGGCAAGATCGTTCGAAAAAAAGCCCAAAACGAGGTCTAGAATCATGTACACTCCTTTCCGATCTCCCGGCTTGGAGCCACCTAACGTCAGGAAACGGGGGCACTCATTTCCGCCGGGCGTGAACGGGGTAACCGGTTGCAAGATATAGTGCAATCTCTTCGGATTTCAACCCAAAAATCTTTGTCTTTCATTCTCTTCCGGCTTTTGTCTTCTCGGAGTTTGAACCGGGCGCCCGTTTTAAAATGTTCCAAACGGACCAAGTCCCCATGGAAGCACTTACAGAAAATGATTGACGCAGCAGTGGCTCTCGTAAGAAAATACAGTACTTAGTGAAGGTCATAACGTAAGAACAGAAGCCTGAAACTTTCATCATCCAGGTGATACTCTCCTCTATCTTCTGGACTCGAACGTTCTGCCCTGCCGAGAGGAGGACTTTGCCGTGAATTGGGCTGCTCCTGTGAAATACGTTCTTATTGTGTTTCTGACGTTGGGGCCGTTTCAGTGTGGTTTCTTCGATGCCATCGTTGGCGCCGAGAATGACGAGACAAAGGAGGTTCTGAACCTGGCGGAAATCGAGGCGCTGGCCTTGAAACGATGTTCCGATCTGGCCAAGGCCCGGCTGCTGATCGAAGCGGCCGAACAAGATCTTGCCAAGTCCCAGGCGGCTTTCTTTCCTCAAGTCGATCTGCTGATGCTCACAGGTCCCGCATCCGATGCCGAGAAGCCCTTTGTGCAAGACGGAGAGATTGTCTCACGTACGTCGCGTACCGACTACTCATCCATAAACGTGTTCGCACGCATAGAACTCGCCGTAACGCAACCATTGTACACATTTGGAAAACTTTCTAATAGCAGAAAAGCGGCCGAGCAGTCTGTACGTGCGGAGGAGCTGCATTTAGAACAGCTCAGGAGAGAGATCCTTCGGGATGTCCGGATACGTTACTACGGACTGGCGTTGGCCCTCATGGGGCAAGCGGCCGTCGAGGAGGGAGATCGGTACCTGAGAGACCTTCGCGAGAAGGTCGATAGACTGATCGAACTCGGCGCCGCCAACGTGGAGTTGACGGACCGCTATCGCGTGGAATCCCAGTGGGGAGCCTTGGAGCAAAGCAAAGCGCGGGTGAGATCGGCTAGAAACAAAGCGCACCGTGCGCTTAAATCTTTAATGGAATACCCGGACGATCAGGATTTCGAGATCGAGGACCGCCAATTACCGGACTTGGAGACTGATCTGAAGCAAGAGTCGTTCTATAGCGAAACGGCGGTGGTCTCCCGGCCGGAAATCCTCCGGCTGGAAAAGGCCATTTTGGCAAAAGAGTATCAGTACGAGGCTCTCCAGTCGGATCGGTATCCGGACTTCTTTGCTGCGCTTCGGGGTGCGGTCGCCAGGGCTCCCGGGCGTGAAAGATTCAACGACGCCTATATCAGCGACGAGTTTAACGAGGAATACATTGGATTGGTGCTCGGAGGTGAATGGCACTTGGACTTCGGGCTGAGCCAGGCTGACATCGACCGCGCCAAAATCGAACAGTTGGCTCTCGAGCGCGAGAGGGATGTGGCTGAAAACGGAGTCGCCCTCCAGGCTGCTAACTACTACCAGGATGTGATTCGAGCAAGGGATGCGGCGTCCGCGTATCAGAGGTCGGCCAGGGTTTCCCGAAAGTGGGTCGTTACCGCTATTGCAGACTTTGATATGGGAGTAGGAGATCTTCGAGATGCCCTGGAAGCGCTCGATCAGTATGGAAAGAATCGTGGAGACTATTTATTGAATCTGTACGATTTCCATGTGGCCAAAGTGAATCTGTTGTATGCTTCCGGGATCTTGGAGGCAGATCAGGACTCGGCGAGCATCGGGAGAGGTAAGCCGATCGAACTCAACGGGAACTAGACAAGTATTCTTGTCGAATTTTGTTGCCAAGCAGCGGCCGGGACGGAAATAATTATACAGGAACGCATTGAAGTTTATGTTCTCATTCTACGAACGTTACCGCAACACACGATTGATACGAGCGCGTGGTGGAATGCGTGAAGTACTTCGCAAAAATAGGCATCTTCTGTTACAGGCTATCTGCCTTTGTTCGCTCGGGTCCTTGGCGGTCATGGCATACCCTGTTGAGAAGGGACCGACGGACCATGTGAGGAATCTCCTGGAAAGCATTTCGGACGTTCTCGAAGACCGGGTGGATCCTAAGGAAGAGGGCCAGAGCGGAAAGGCCGGAGCCATAAAGAATCTCATAGTGGCGAATTTTGACCAGGTCGAGATGGCTCGGGGCGCGCTGGGGGCGAAGTGGGATGAGCTTACGGATCAGAAACGTGACGAGTTCCTGAGTTTGTTCAAAGCGTTATTTCTTGAATCCTACACAAAATTGGTTTTGAATTTCCTAAGGCGTGAGGAACTGGAAATCACAGGCGAATCCGAGGTCGACGGCCGTAAGATGGTTCTCACCAGGATTCGCAGAAGGGACGATGTCATTCCGGTTTCTTACTACCTTCAAAAAGAAGACGAACGATGGCTGATCGTAGAAGTCGACATTGACGGTGTGGGAATTGTTCGCAACTATAACAGGTCCTTTGGCAACGTAATTCGCAAAGCGTCGTTCGACGATCTTATTGAGAGAATGCGAATTCAAGAACGCGCCCTGAAAAAGGGCTCTGAGTCGGACTGATCGAAAACGGCGCCGAGGACAGGCCTGTTCGAGAGAATGACTGGTTGTTTTCGATCCCTATAACAGAGTGGTACTTTGCCCGGCGGCGGGTCTTTACCCGAGGAGTACATAAGGGATCGAGCCTGCCGTGTCATGTGAACCGGTGCGTCAAGTCTATTTCAGGATTTATCGCTGGGAGAAGAGAATGCCAATCACGCAACATGAGCCGGAACTTCGGTTGCACGAACGGATAGAGAATGCCGTCGCCCGGACTCAGGATCATTTCTTCCGCGACCAGGACTCCGAAGGGTACTGGTGGTATCCTCTCGAATCCAATGAGACCATAACCGCCGAGTACTTGATGTTGTTGGCTTTTTTGGGTTTGAACGAACCCGAAAAAACGAGGCTGATCAGAAATCATATACTTGAAACCCAGAGGGCGGACGGAACTTGGAG
It contains:
- the atpD gene encoding F0F1 ATP synthase subunit beta translates to MNIGTISQVIGPVVDVQFEEGKLPNILTALLVSNPAINDEVDNLVLEVAQHLGDNMVRTIAMDVTDGLVRGMKTKDTENPIQMPVGEETLGRVLNVVGRPVDGLGPVKAKTYYPIHRPAPSFVDQDTSVNVLETGVKVIDLLVPFPRGGKMGMFGGAGVGKTVVMMEMIHNIAMQHGGISVFAGVGERTREGNDLYHEMKDSGVLPRAALIYGQMTEPPGARARVAISALTAAEYFRDEQGQDVLLFVDNIFRFTQAGSEVSATLGRMPSAVGYQPTLGTDLGELQERITSTTKGSITSVQCVYVPADDLTDPAPATTFSHLDGTVVLSRQIVELGIYPAVDPLDSTSRILDPNVLGEEHYSTARQVQQILQKYKDLQDIIAILGMDELSDEDKLTVSRARKIQRFLSQPFHVAEEFTGQKGAYVKVADTVRAFKEIVQGKHDDLPEQAFYMVGTIEQAIEKAKRLAQD
- the atpH gene encoding ATP synthase F1 subunit delta; the protein is MSSKAIARRYARALLAIGKEDGHYLKYGEELNDFATFLKENKQVVDSLTNPLYNLHNRKKVLEFVLEKAGYTPISSNFLKLLLEKNRVRFTGEINEFYRKLTDELQGISTATIISATDLSGEVVKQVQDAIAKITNKQIRLKLEVDPSLIGGIVTRVGDLNFDGSVRTQLLSIKESLKRGE
- a CDS encoding F0F1 ATP synthase subunit alpha, producing MEIKADEISQVIKEQIERYTKAVDVSETGTVLSVGDGVAKVYGVENCMAMELLEFPGGILGLALNLEEDSVGVAILGEVTHIKEGDMVKRTGRIAEVPVGEPVLGRVLDAVGAPIDGKGPVEATEYRRVEKVAPGVIARQSVREPMFTGLKAIDAMTPIGRGQRELIIGDRQIGKTAICVDAILNQKGQNVKCIYVAVGQKKSTVAQVVEVFRRNGAMEYTTVVCATASDPATMQYVAPYAGCAMGEYYRDRGEHALIIYDDLSKQAVAYRQVSLLLRRPPGREAFPGDIFYNHSRLLERAAKLNDELGGGSLTALPIIETQAGDVSAYIPTNVISITDGQVYLEPSLFFSGVRPAINVGLSVSRVGGSAQTKAMKQVAGSLRLDLAQFRELEAFAQFGSELDKATQSQLNRGMRLVELLKQPQYQPMPAEKQVLILYAGTRGYLDKYPLNAVQAFETQLFEFVESKYADVLTEIAQKKVISDDLDSKLKKVIGEFDQIFQPAA
- a CDS encoding ATP synthase F0 subunit B encodes the protein MVDIDKSLLLQMVNFLFLLWILNIILYRPIRRILAERKQRVDGFLLDIKRLGQQIEEQKNEIADLTNLARKKGFEEKEALKQEGHKEQERLLDEINAQMEAKISDVKAHIAADITAARKTLQSQIHFFARELVTKILGRQIG
- the atpG gene encoding ATP synthase F1 subunit gamma, whose product is MPSLRDVKRKISAVKKTKQITKAMNMVSAAKLRGAQTKMEQFKPYADKMSEVLEGLSLRCDPDIHPLLVSREEIKNVELILVTSDRGLCGSYNTNLINFAQKWMRQQQADGRTPLLTVIGRKGRDFFRRRKVGFRATYTDYYGSYDYTVAQEIAQKSIDGYLVEELDEIYVLHAEFINVGVQRPRLRRLAPMAPLACAPGEEPPRLVEYLCEPSAEQLLIELLPKNMNVQIMSVLLEAVAAEHAARMTAMDNAQSNCKDMLDRLTLVYNKARQASITTELMDIVGGAEALKG
- the atpF gene encoding F0F1 ATP synthase subunit B, yielding MNAFSRSSGKYAAALLAVFFLCSLATLVLASDPAGEHAVGEAASHGASSEKLWDLLYRTVCFGVVFFVLFFLLRKPLPRFLSDRRATIKRELDELEKKRTEGEAMLVDFKKKVQEIEKQREVVIAEYVKEGEAEKAKIIEQAKLTGRRIEEQARWAIQQEIKKAKMELQAEVADLATAMAEDIIRKNMNKDDEKRLVDEYIAKVVETA